The Virgibacillus sp. MSP4-1 genome has a segment encoding these proteins:
- a CDS encoding aspartate kinase: protein MKVAKFGGSSVADASMIRKVAQIILDDKDRKFIIVSAPGKRNDSDIKVTDLLVELGEKHAANESVDAIKAKVVERFQTMIHNLSLSSAIVDDISETIDQVLINPSIKDHRLDSLKAMGEDSLAKILSAYLQSLGEEATYINPRDAGIIVSDEPGNAQVLDESYEKIYRLREHKGIMIIPGFFGFTKDQKLMTFPRGGSDITGAIIAAGVKADLYENFTDVDSVYCVNPNIVENPKEISELTYKEMRELSYAGFSVFQDEALIPAFKAKIPVCIKNTHNPDKEGTMIVSERTEPSSGTVVGIASDRGFLSLYVSKYLMNREIGFGKNLLQILVDEGISFEHAPSGIDDMSVIIREENFPKAKEEKVMKRIQEELEVDMVTVERDLAMIMLVGEGMNSTYGVASQSTQAFANAGVNIEMINQGSSEVSVMFGIKEERIEESVQSLYQVFFES, encoded by the coding sequence ATGAAAGTAGCAAAGTTTGGCGGAAGTTCTGTAGCAGATGCTTCCATGATCCGGAAAGTGGCTCAAATTATTTTGGATGATAAAGATCGCAAATTTATCATCGTATCCGCACCAGGTAAACGCAATGATTCCGATATTAAAGTCACCGATTTATTAGTCGAACTGGGAGAAAAGCACGCAGCAAATGAATCTGTCGATGCCATAAAAGCAAAAGTAGTGGAACGGTTTCAGACGATGATTCATAACCTGTCTCTGTCCTCTGCAATAGTAGATGATATTAGTGAAACGATTGATCAGGTATTAATAAATCCGTCTATAAAAGATCACCGGTTGGATTCTTTAAAGGCTATGGGAGAGGATTCTTTAGCAAAGATTTTGAGTGCCTATCTACAATCACTTGGAGAGGAAGCTACATATATCAACCCTCGGGATGCCGGCATTATTGTGAGTGATGAGCCTGGAAATGCGCAGGTTTTAGATGAAAGCTATGAGAAGATTTATAGATTAAGAGAACATAAGGGAATTATGATTATTCCGGGATTTTTTGGTTTTACGAAGGACCAGAAACTAATGACATTCCCGCGGGGTGGATCTGATATTACGGGGGCCATTATTGCTGCCGGCGTAAAGGCTGATTTATATGAAAACTTTACCGATGTGGATTCCGTTTACTGTGTAAACCCTAATATTGTGGAAAATCCTAAAGAAATCTCAGAATTAACTTACAAAGAGATGAGAGAACTTTCCTATGCCGGATTTTCCGTTTTTCAGGATGAGGCTCTTATTCCGGCCTTTAAAGCAAAAATTCCGGTGTGCATTAAGAATACCCATAATCCTGACAAAGAAGGTACTATGATTGTATCTGAACGGACAGAACCGTCATCCGGCACAGTAGTTGGCATAGCCAGTGATCGAGGCTTCCTGAGTCTCTATGTAAGTAAATATTTAATGAACCGGGAAATCGGCTTTGGTAAGAATTTGCTGCAAATCCTGGTTGATGAAGGCATTTCTTTTGAACACGCACCGTCTGGTATTGATGACATGTCCGTTATTATACGAGAAGAGAACTTCCCAAAGGCCAAAGAAGAAAAGGTTATGAAACGTATACAGGAAGAATTAGAAGTTGATATGGTTACCGTTGAGCGCGATTTAGCTATGATTATGCTGGTTGGTGAAGGAATGAATAGTACTTACGGTGTGGCCAGTCAATCCACACAGGCGTTTGCCAATGCTGGTGTCAATATTGAAATGATCAACCAGGGTTCCTCTGAAGTTTCGGTTATGTTTGGAATTAAAGAGGAAAGAATTGAAGAATCCGTCCAGTCTCTTTATCAAGTATTCTTTGAAAGTTAA
- a CDS encoding CBS domain-containing protein yields the protein MQSKNHVERFEIAFNQIHSILKERSKDMKTDRFADLLQENREKYGVLNSNYYKLKQYAKLRNAIVHERIDKDFYIAEPHADVVDDIERISDILKNPPKAMDIASKPVEFFKAESSIKKILAAIEKYGYSQFPIYEQGHFKGLLTEGGIAKWVSRTIQNDCVNLDQVTAKDILQVEKRRNVACLSREQTVYDVEDAFQTHYEKRQKLEAILISEDGNQDSSPLGIISAWDLVKIEHTTISLLSNS from the coding sequence ATGCAATCCAAAAATCATGTGGAAAGATTTGAGATCGCATTTAACCAGATCCATTCGATTTTAAAAGAACGTTCCAAGGATATGAAAACCGATCGATTCGCAGATCTGTTGCAGGAAAATCGTGAAAAATATGGTGTGCTGAATTCGAATTATTATAAACTGAAACAGTATGCAAAATTGAGAAATGCCATTGTACATGAACGGATTGACAAAGACTTTTATATAGCAGAGCCTCACGCTGACGTAGTAGATGATATTGAAAGGATCAGTGATATTCTGAAAAACCCACCTAAAGCCATGGACATCGCATCAAAGCCCGTTGAATTTTTTAAAGCCGAATCCTCAATTAAAAAAATTCTGGCTGCGATTGAAAAGTATGGATACTCTCAGTTTCCTATTTATGAGCAAGGTCATTTTAAAGGATTGTTAACAGAAGGGGGAATTGCGAAGTGGGTATCACGAACGATTCAAAATGATTGTGTAAATCTGGATCAGGTAACCGCCAAAGACATTTTACAGGTTGAGAAACGAAGAAATGTTGCCTGTCTAAGCCGGGAGCAAACTGTTTACGATGTTGAGGATGCTTTTCAAACGCATTATGAGAAACGGCAAAAGCTTGAGGCTATATTAATTTCAGAAGACGGAAATCAGGATTCCTCTCCTCTCGGTATTATCTCAGCCTGGGACTTAGTCAAAATTGAACATACAACCATATCATTATTATCTAATTCCTAG
- a CDS encoding DUF2627 domain-containing protein, producing the protein MSRIIALLTLFIPGIFAVIGIKLMRDALFNIVHPIFFHLFIQFAAGLIIFLLGLAFIGGFMVHRDRKKNKIQRKR; encoded by the coding sequence ATGTCACGAATCATCGCCTTACTCACACTTTTTATACCTGGAATTTTTGCTGTTATAGGAATAAAGCTTATGAGGGACGCCTTATTTAATATCGTCCATCCAATTTTCTTTCATTTGTTTATACAGTTTGCTGCCGGCCTGATTATATTTTTATTAGGCCTGGCCTTCATCGGCGGCTTTATGGTCCACAGGGATCGAAAAAAGAACAAAATCCAGCGTAAAAGGTAG